A part of Rhodamnia argentea isolate NSW1041297 chromosome 8, ASM2092103v1, whole genome shotgun sequence genomic DNA contains:
- the LOC115726160 gene encoding uncharacterized protein LOC115726160: MSMKTSDRIHPEHELLLMMQADPFFCSACGQVGIGSAYGCESCLVLVHRKCMYPSSTAAHPLQKNCSVKYSPQAETSGACTYCRACSKPLRGGTYSSATSGNPSFHPSCLHLEKCIKFDDVELNLVESCSSACDWCKEESIRVKKVKIPSWWYVSEDGKHSFHAGCAWEMTVESWKSGGLTCADEDDDDGQTSMRADMPCQRKGKRRGFVRRTIARVSIVAGVLAATGDPTGITGIALLHLGPKLFQRARFSTSKMLGRLDLPTHP; encoded by the exons ATGTCGATGAAGACGAGCGATAGGATTCATCCGGAGCACGAGCTCTTGCTGATGATGCAGGCAGACCCTTTCTTCTGCAGCGCGTGTGGACAGGTTGGGATTGGATCGGCTTACGGTTGTGAGTCATGCCTCGTCCTAGTCCACCGAAAGTGCATGTACCCATCTTCAACGGCGGCGCACCCTCTTCAGAAGAATTGCAGCGTCAAGTATAGTCCTCAAGCTG AAACCAGTGGTGCTTGTACTTACTGCCGCGCGTGCTCGAAGCCTCTTCGAGGCGGCACATACAGCTCCGCCACCTCTGGCAATCCGAGCTTCCACCCATCTTGCCTCCACCTTGAGAAATGCATAAAGTTCGACGATGTCGAGCTCAATCTCGTCGAGTCGTGCTCCTCGGCTTGCGACTGGTGCAAGGAGGAGTCGATCAGGGTGAAGAAAGTCAAGATCCCGAGCTGGTGGTACGTGTCTGAGGACGGGAAGCACAGCTTCCATGCGGGGTGCGCGTGGGAAATGACGGTGGAGAGCTGGAAGAGCGGCGGCCTCACTTGTGCAGACGAGGACGATGACGATGGCCAGACGTCCATGAGAGCCGACATGCCTTGTCAACGGAAAGGCAAGAGAAGAGGGTTTGTCCGGAGGACGATAGCGAGGGTCTCTATTGTTGCCGGGGTGTTGGCAGCCACCGGGGACCCAACCGGAATTACGGGAATAGCGTTATTACACCTAGGACCAAAGTTATTCCAACGTGCCCGGTTCTCGACGTCGAAAATGTTGGGTAGATTAGATTTGCCAACTCATCCGTAG
- the LOC115732432 gene encoding uncharacterized protein LOC115732432: protein MANISSKLIHPEHDLKPMKPRDPFYCVACKEIGFGPGYGCPQCVVRIHKECARPSPTMSRMIQMKHHSLKFYPDMKGENRKAGVCSACSRLVQGCGYGSSWGDDFHPACLALPESIMVNGAEARLSYEMKSNCRWCHKIEFYVGKDKLPSWSYTGRKGRYHVGCVQDMVIESFRNGEFAPAKEGDSAGRMQIKVDLSRGISGFFGIGLGQLALRGLIASITSDPSALAG, encoded by the coding sequence ATGGCGAATATCAGCAGTAAATTGATTCATCCCGAGCACGACCTCAAACCCATGAAGCCACGAGACCCTTTCTATTGCGTCGCGTGCAAGGAGATCGGGTTCGGCCCCGGCTACGGGTGTCCTCAATGCGTCGTCCGCATCCACAAAGAATGCGCGCGCCCCTCTCCGACTATGTCCCGCATGATTCAAATGAAACATCACTCCTTGAAATTTTACCCTGACATGAAGGGTGAGAATCGGAAAGCCGGAGTCTGCTCGGCATGCTCCAGACTTGTCCAAGGTTGCGGGTACGGCTCTAGCTGGGGGGACGATTTCCACCCGGCATGCCTCGCGCTCCCGGAGTCGATCATGGTAAATGGCGCAGAAGCTAGACTGTCGTATGAAATGAAGTCGAACTGCAGATGGTGCCACAAGATAGAGTTTTACGTCGGCAAAGACAAGCTCCCGAGCTGGTCGTACACCGGGCGAAAGGGCAGGTACCATGTGGGCTGCGTGCAGGACATGGTGATCGAGAGCTTCAGGAACGGCGAGTTTGCTCCTGCGAAGGAAGGCGACAGCGCGGGTCGAATGCAAATTAAAGTGGACCTCTCTAGGGGTATATCAGGATTCTTCGGCATCGGATTAGGGCAATTGGCTCTTAGAGGACTAATTGCCTCGATCACCAGTGACCCGTCTGCGCTAGCTGGTTAG